From the genome of Muricauda sp. SCSIO 64092, one region includes:
- a CDS encoding response regulator, producing the protein MGAKKLFLVDDDEIFKIAAEVLIKTHKLADEVVQMANGLEAYNALISLEHSPNDLPDVMLLDINMPVMNGWELLEELKQGPEIIRKQVQIHILTSSIAPEDLNLSKTYDFIDGYITKPLTNSDIDKVKSGL; encoded by the coding sequence ATGGGGGCGAAGAAATTATTTTTGGTCGATGATGACGAGATATTTAAAATTGCTGCCGAGGTGCTGATCAAAACCCATAAGCTGGCCGATGAAGTGGTACAAATGGCAAATGGCCTTGAAGCCTATAACGCCCTAATCTCGTTGGAACACAGCCCCAATGACCTACCGGATGTCATGCTTTTGGACATCAATATGCCGGTTATGAACGGCTGGGAACTCTTGGAAGAACTAAAACAAGGACCGGAAATCATTAGGAAACAAGTCCAAATACATATTTTGACCTCCTCCATAGCCCCGGAAGATCTGAACCTTTCCAAAACATATGATTTTATTGATGGGTACATTACCAAACCACTCACCAATTCTGACATCGACAAAGTAAAAAGCGGCCTTTAA
- a CDS encoding sulfite exporter TauE/SafE family protein — MLLPLFTDVSVSAWVLALLAAFMIGISKAGLKGLSLFNVTLLALAFGAKASTGIIMPFLVLGDIAAVLYYSRHAQWKPILKILPWMALGILTGVILGKDLPERLFKVAMVTIIFVSLGLLVFWDIRKSKTVPRHWTFASGSGILAGLTTMIGNMAGPFTNLYFLMLRLPKNEFVGTAAWLFFITNLFKVPFHVFVWKTISAETLVLNLKLFPALLLGFVVGAKVLKFINDSLYRKFILVVTAIGAIAILLK; from the coding sequence ATGCTTCTTCCCCTATTTACGGACGTTTCGGTTTCTGCCTGGGTTTTGGCCTTGCTTGCCGCGTTCATGATAGGGATATCCAAAGCAGGACTTAAGGGGCTCTCCCTGTTCAATGTCACCCTGCTCGCCCTTGCTTTTGGGGCCAAGGCATCCACTGGGATCATCATGCCTTTTCTAGTCCTAGGGGATATTGCCGCCGTACTCTATTACAGCAGACATGCGCAATGGAAACCCATTTTGAAGATTTTGCCCTGGATGGCCCTGGGGATTTTGACCGGTGTAATCCTGGGAAAGGATTTGCCCGAACGCCTTTTTAAGGTGGCCATGGTGACCATCATTTTTGTAAGCCTGGGGCTATTGGTCTTTTGGGACATTCGGAAGTCCAAAACCGTTCCCCGGCATTGGACCTTTGCCTCCGGAAGTGGTATCCTGGCGGGACTGACCACAATGATCGGAAATATGGCCGGGCCATTTACCAACCTTTATTTTTTGATGCTACGTCTTCCCAAAAACGAATTTGTGGGCACCGCGGCCTGGTTGTTTTTTATTACCAACCTATTTAAAGTTCCTTTTCATGTTTTTGTTTGGAAAACGATTTCTGCAGAAACCTTGGTTCTAAACCTAAAACTGTTTCCTGCACTGTTGCTGGGATTTGTTGTTGGCGCCAAAGTATTGAAATTCATCAACGATTCCCTTTACCGAAAATTTATACTTGTGGTAACGGCAATAGGTGCCATTGCCATTCTTTTGAAGTAA
- a CDS encoding sodium:solute symporter family protein produces MDIQTLDYFIIFGFFAIVLFIGVYVSKKSGKSSSEYFLSGRTMPWWLLGLSMVATTFSTDTPNLVTDLVRSNGVSGNWGWWCFLLTGMLTVFVYAKLWRKSNVKTDLEFYELRYGGKPASFLRKFRAVYLGILFNVITMSAVTLAAIKIGGVMLGLEPWVTVVAAGLITVIFSALGGFKGVVYSDFLLFFVAMAGAIGAAYYLVNLPEVGGIQAIMDNDNVKDKLSILPDFNDKKALITILIIPLAVQWWSSWYPGGEPGGGGYIAQRMLAAKNENHAIGATFFFNIMHYALRPWPWILVALASLVVYPDVASIHEAFPNVAADKLGHDLAYSAMLTKLPSGLLGVVLASLVAAYMSTISTQLNWGSSYIVYDFYKQQINPDASEKQMVAVGRLSTVVLMVLSAFLALAMQNAMGIFNLLLSFGAGTGLIFILRWFWWRINAWSEITAMFSSGILAILLETTSLRSFLFAPETGLLPDWGELPFIMLVTSVIWLTATFVTQPESNEVLRDFYKRIQPGGPGWKKVVDEAEAENVTVVHDNEKWSVPSGIKAMLLGVILIYTIMFATGHWIYGKTTSAFILTMVAALSGFLLIRVWNKMKDNLL; encoded by the coding sequence ATGGATATTCAAACCCTTGACTACTTCATCATTTTTGGATTTTTCGCAATTGTACTTTTTATAGGAGTTTATGTTTCAAAAAAATCGGGAAAAAGTTCGTCGGAATACTTTTTATCCGGCAGGACCATGCCTTGGTGGCTGTTGGGCCTTTCCATGGTGGCCACAACATTTTCTACGGACACCCCCAATCTGGTGACCGATTTGGTGAGATCCAACGGAGTCTCGGGAAACTGGGGCTGGTGGTGTTTCTTGCTTACTGGGATGCTTACCGTATTTGTATATGCAAAGCTGTGGAGAAAGTCCAATGTAAAAACGGATTTGGAATTTTATGAACTGCGTTATGGCGGAAAACCCGCAAGTTTCTTACGAAAGTTTAGGGCCGTTTATCTCGGGATTTTGTTCAATGTCATCACTATGTCCGCGGTTACCCTGGCAGCGATTAAAATAGGCGGTGTCATGTTAGGGCTGGAACCTTGGGTGACGGTGGTTGCCGCCGGGCTAATAACGGTAATCTTTAGTGCACTGGGCGGTTTTAAAGGGGTGGTCTACAGCGACTTTCTTTTGTTCTTTGTCGCAATGGCAGGAGCTATAGGTGCGGCCTATTATTTGGTGAACCTTCCAGAAGTGGGGGGTATACAGGCCATTATGGACAATGATAATGTGAAGGACAAACTAAGCATCCTTCCCGATTTTAATGATAAAAAGGCACTGATAACCATTCTTATCATTCCCTTGGCAGTACAATGGTGGAGCTCTTGGTATCCGGGTGGGGAACCCGGAGGTGGAGGGTATATTGCCCAGCGGATGTTGGCGGCAAAGAATGAAAATCATGCCATAGGGGCCACCTTCTTTTTTAATATTATGCACTATGCCTTGCGTCCCTGGCCATGGATTTTGGTGGCTTTGGCCTCTTTGGTGGTGTACCCGGATGTAGCGAGTATACATGAAGCCTTCCCCAATGTGGCGGCAGATAAATTAGGGCACGATCTTGCCTATTCCGCGATGTTGACCAAACTGCCCAGTGGACTGTTGGGCGTTGTACTCGCTTCTTTGGTCGCAGCCTATATGAGTACCATTTCCACACAGTTGAATTGGGGCTCCTCCTACATTGTCTATGATTTTTACAAGCAACAGATAAATCCAGATGCCAGTGAAAAACAGATGGTTGCCGTTGGTCGGTTGTCCACAGTAGTGCTCATGGTCTTAAGCGCTTTTTTGGCGCTGGCCATGCAAAATGCAATGGGCATTTTCAATTTGTTGCTGTCTTTTGGGGCGGGAACGGGATTGATTTTCATATTGCGTTGGTTCTGGTGGCGAATTAATGCATGGAGCGAGATAACGGCCATGTTCTCTTCCGGAATTTTAGCCATTTTGCTGGAGACCACTTCCCTTAGATCGTTTCTTTTTGCACCAGAAACCGGACTGCTACCGGATTGGGGCGAACTGCCATTCATTATGCTGGTGACCTCGGTGATCTGGTTGACGGCCACCTTTGTTACCCAGCCCGAATCCAACGAGGTGTTGCGGGACTTTTATAAACGAATTCAACCTGGTGGTCCAGGATGGAAAAAAGTAGTGGACGAAGCCGAGGCCGAAAACGTTACCGTGGTACACGATAATGAAAAGTGGAGTGTGCCTTCGGGGATTAAGGCCATGCTTTTGGGCGTAATCCTCATTTACACCATTATGTTCGCCACAGGACATTGGATATATGGGAAAACAACAAGTGCTTTTATCCTAACCATGGTAGCGGCCCTTTCAGGTTTCCTATTGATCAGGGTTTGGAACAAAATGAAGGATAACCTACTGTAA
- a CDS encoding acyltransferase family protein, with protein sequence MKDRIRSVDIFRGITIVLMILVNTPGTWSKVYAPLLHAEWHGYTPTDLVFPFFLFIVGTSIVFAYQNKSPSKATYKKITVRSLKLIGLGLFLGAFTISFPFIKEFAEIRFPGVLQRIGVVFFFAAILFLNFRWKKLIWITAGILVGYWLLMTFVPVEGQAPTFERAPNNLANYLDVSLLGSHTYKPDYDPEGILSTIPAIASSLLGIFTGLVLRSKHEKKATILFGLGGCFLILGHLWDFAFPINKALWTSSFVLVTGGWANIILALIYYLTDVRKIQFGSIFRYAGANAIVVYFLSSFVTKLFYSIKVDSETSLHGWLFQKIYVHDFLSMQMSSLLYGLTVVSFYCLLAYFLYLKRIFIKV encoded by the coding sequence ATGAAAGATAGAATACGCTCCGTAGATATTTTTAGGGGGATTACCATTGTCCTAATGATCTTGGTCAATACGCCCGGGACATGGTCCAAGGTGTATGCCCCTTTACTGCATGCAGAATGGCACGGGTACACCCCAACGGATTTGGTCTTTCCCTTCTTCCTGTTCATTGTTGGGACCTCCATTGTTTTTGCCTATCAAAACAAAAGCCCATCAAAGGCAACCTATAAAAAGATTACCGTCCGAAGTTTGAAATTGATAGGATTGGGGTTGTTTCTGGGGGCGTTTACCATAAGTTTTCCCTTCATAAAGGAATTCGCCGAGATTCGATTTCCTGGGGTTTTGCAGCGGATTGGAGTGGTCTTCTTTTTTGCCGCCATCCTATTTCTTAATTTTAGATGGAAAAAACTGATTTGGATTACGGCCGGTATCCTGGTGGGGTATTGGTTGCTCATGACCTTTGTTCCCGTTGAAGGGCAAGCCCCTACATTTGAAAGGGCTCCCAACAACTTGGCCAATTATTTGGACGTGAGCCTGTTGGGTTCCCATACCTATAAACCAGATTATGACCCTGAAGGAATATTGAGTACAATTCCTGCAATAGCGAGCTCGCTTCTGGGAATTTTTACCGGGTTGGTATTGCGGTCCAAACATGAAAAAAAGGCGACCATCCTGTTTGGCCTTGGCGGTTGTTTTTTGATCTTGGGACATCTTTGGGATTTTGCTTTTCCAATAAACAAGGCTTTATGGACCAGTAGTTTTGTGTTGGTCACCGGCGGATGGGCAAATATTATTTTGGCGTTGATCTATTACTTGACCGATGTACGAAAAATCCAATTCGGAAGCATCTTTAGATACGCGGGTGCAAATGCCATTGTAGTCTATTTCTTGTCCAGCTTTGTCACAAAACTGTTTTACTCCATAAAAGTGGACAGTGAAACCTCATTGCATGGATGGTTGTTCCAAAAAATCTATGTCCATGATTTCCTTTCCATGCAAATGTCCTCCCTGCTTTATGGGTTAACGGTGGTTTCCTTTTATTGCCTGTTGGCGTATTTCCTGTATCTAAAGAGGATATTTATTAAAGTTTAA
- a CDS encoding TonB-dependent receptor, whose protein sequence is MNKLTTHIYLILIFVSITTHGQKALFIGKVTDSIGRPLFGANILLLDSKNIVKPAFGSTDKYGNFKIAIEIGINYNLRLSFLGFNPVEREIIADSKKLELKFILQESLNLLEEITLKYKPPIQVKKDTTIYQVDSFATGRERKLGELLKKLPGLEVTRDGSVLINDKKITIVLVEGKTFFNGKTKLAVENIPADAIAEVQIIEDYHEVFFLKGLLDSEELAMNLVLKEDKKKFAFGDLNSAAGLKSRYRFNPSIFNYSTKNISNIIGDINNTPDRSFTLGDYLSFQGEYTPEKFEEVLNSPVYQFLSDDDFFDNRHQFVGINNQWNPSEKDELRTFFIALDDNIRTLNSLKNTYITDQTFEERFNEQTSNQKIYFGKIHYRFTPKETFDMKMSTQFNLSQIEGVENNTSNTGLNGLNEYHRLNNRDEKGLDFSLETAKFFSEKNTATSSLKYNYDYFNELGIWQSLNNIFSDTLNLMETDNYSVEVPKTQTINSFQLSLADYFRPSHSDLLTFEVNTRFNHTSLSLEAKQGFENGSANGLSSFQNIISSSFGESIAGATYEKLIDQFKLSFGFKYQYQYWIDERNNLRNSASSNNFLPKLKVEWEPKEKLNLSFSYFRSMYAPSTNRRVISLALDDFNSIYNGNFDLTSYYSEKYVLKASSFKPYGLSFSGTLSHGQNRDPIINSFSFSGIQGITSPVQIDENGTSLSARNLISYRRPYWKISQRNSWNFRESPNIYNGQKFNNTFHGLTNTLQLETLFEEFPNIAVELSNNKNINKNGLFSNTTNVLRLDAGLNLNIKSFKLEADGVQTWFENITQNSSFSYNQINLSLYHRATDSPWEFGIKINNLGNSKRLIMNRFNQQLFRETSSNLFPRIFLVNVSLKL, encoded by the coding sequence TTGAATAAATTAACAACCCATATTTATTTGATTCTGATATTTGTTTCAATTACCACACATGGTCAAAAAGCCTTGTTCATTGGAAAAGTCACAGATTCTATTGGACGGCCCTTATTTGGAGCGAATATTCTTTTATTGGATTCTAAAAACATTGTGAAACCTGCATTTGGATCTACCGACAAGTATGGCAATTTTAAAATAGCAATTGAAATTGGTATAAACTATAATTTGAGACTGTCTTTCTTAGGGTTCAACCCTGTTGAAAGAGAAATTATTGCTGATTCAAAAAAGTTGGAATTGAAGTTTATCCTGCAGGAATCGCTCAATCTTCTTGAAGAAATAACATTAAAGTACAAGCCTCCTATTCAAGTTAAAAAAGATACCACCATTTATCAAGTGGATTCTTTCGCTACCGGTAGGGAAAGAAAACTTGGAGAGCTTTTGAAAAAGCTTCCCGGGTTGGAGGTGACCAGAGATGGAAGTGTATTAATTAACGACAAAAAGATTACAATCGTCTTGGTTGAAGGCAAGACTTTTTTTAATGGTAAAACAAAATTAGCGGTTGAAAACATTCCTGCTGATGCTATAGCTGAGGTTCAAATAATCGAGGATTACCATGAAGTTTTTTTTCTCAAAGGCCTCCTGGATTCTGAAGAGCTAGCAATGAATTTAGTGCTGAAAGAGGACAAGAAAAAATTTGCCTTTGGAGACCTAAATTCAGCCGCAGGGTTAAAAAGCAGGTATAGATTTAACCCAAGTATATTCAATTATTCAACAAAGAATATCAGCAATATTATAGGAGATATCAATAATACTCCCGATAGATCATTTACGTTGGGAGACTATCTTTCATTTCAAGGTGAGTATACTCCCGAAAAATTTGAAGAGGTATTGAATTCGCCTGTATATCAATTTTTGTCAGACGATGATTTTTTCGACAACCGACATCAATTTGTGGGTATTAACAATCAATGGAACCCAAGTGAAAAAGATGAACTCCGTACATTCTTTATTGCACTGGACGATAATATAAGAACACTTAATTCATTAAAAAATACATATATCACCGACCAAACATTTGAGGAAAGATTCAACGAACAAACATCCAATCAAAAAATCTATTTTGGAAAAATCCATTATAGATTCACGCCTAAAGAAACATTTGATATGAAAATGTCTACCCAATTCAATCTTTCTCAAATTGAAGGGGTTGAGAACAACACCAGCAATACAGGATTAAATGGGTTGAACGAATACCATAGATTAAACAATAGAGATGAAAAAGGATTGGATTTTTCATTGGAAACGGCAAAATTCTTTTCTGAAAAAAATACCGCGACATCATCTTTGAAATACAATTATGACTACTTCAATGAGCTTGGAATTTGGCAAAGCCTTAACAATATCTTTTCTGACACATTGAATTTGATGGAAACTGATAATTATTCCGTTGAAGTCCCCAAAACACAAACAATCAATTCATTCCAATTGAGTTTAGCGGATTATTTCAGACCGTCACATTCTGATTTATTGACTTTTGAAGTCAATACAAGGTTTAATCATACTTCGCTGTCCTTAGAAGCAAAACAAGGCTTTGAAAACGGCTCTGCCAATGGTCTGTCCAGTTTCCAAAATATTATATCCAGTAGCTTTGGAGAGTCCATAGCTGGAGCTACCTATGAAAAATTAATTGACCAATTTAAATTGTCCTTTGGGTTCAAATACCAATATCAATATTGGATTGATGAAAGAAACAATTTGCGAAATAGTGCAAGTTCAAACAACTTTTTGCCAAAACTAAAAGTCGAATGGGAGCCAAAGGAAAAATTGAATTTGAGTTTTTCCTATTTTAGAAGTATGTATGCCCCTTCGACCAATAGAAGGGTTATATCACTAGCCTTGGACGACTTTAATAGCATTTACAATGGAAATTTTGATTTAACCTCATATTATTCAGAAAAATATGTTCTTAAAGCCAGTTCTTTTAAACCCTATGGCTTAAGTTTCAGTGGCACTTTGAGCCATGGCCAAAACCGGGACCCTATTATAAATTCATTTAGTTTTTCTGGAATTCAAGGGATTACCTCACCCGTTCAGATTGACGAAAATGGGACAAGTTTATCTGCAAGAAATCTTATTTCTTATCGTAGACCTTACTGGAAAATTTCACAAAGGAATTCTTGGAATTTTAGAGAATCACCCAACATTTATAATGGCCAAAAGTTCAATAATACATTCCACGGTTTAACCAATACCCTTCAATTAGAAACCCTATTTGAAGAATTCCCTAATATCGCCGTGGAATTAAGTAACAACAAAAACATAAATAAAAATGGTCTGTTTTCAAACACCACCAATGTACTCAGATTAGACGCTGGCTTGAACCTCAACATAAAATCCTTTAAATTGGAAGCGGATGGAGTACAAACCTGGTTTGAAAATATAACCCAAAACAGCAGTTTTTCTTATAACCAAATCAATTTGTCCTTGTACCATAGGGCAACTGATTCTCCATGGGAGTTTGGTATAAAAATTAATAATCTGGGAAACTCCAAACGTCTTATTATGAATAGATTCAACCAACAACTTTTTAGAGAGACATCCAGTAATCTCTTCCCCAGAATTTTTTTGGTAAATGTCTCTCTTAAGCTTTGA
- a CDS encoding GLPGLI family protein: MKNLCLFLPLFFFGLSQAQEGEITYRTYAIETAKKDTDYSKKITREINRMRFSLLYTKSHSYCFNIQHVPDNRLSANLALIAAGSPKDWYQDSKQRVSFYEHKIRGKRYVVLRHDRMQGWELNNSSKMIEGYQAYKANLKMFNDRTSKYKLVEAWYSPELPLPYGPAGFGGLPGLILELRAGPLVYVSEKIIMNPQDGIKEFIIPSLNNVISPNELVKLMRANRKVTPD, encoded by the coding sequence ATGAAAAACCTCTGTTTATTCCTACCATTGTTTTTTTTTGGTCTTTCCCAAGCTCAAGAGGGAGAAATAACTTATAGAACTTATGCCATAGAAACGGCAAAAAAAGATACCGATTACTCGAAAAAAATCACAAGGGAAATTAACAGAATGCGATTTTCTTTGCTATACACAAAGAGTCACTCGTATTGTTTCAACATTCAACATGTGCCGGATAACAGATTAAGTGCAAACTTAGCCCTTATAGCAGCCGGCTCCCCCAAAGACTGGTACCAAGATTCAAAACAAAGGGTATCATTCTATGAACATAAGATTCGTGGAAAACGGTATGTGGTATTAAGGCATGATCGTATGCAGGGCTGGGAGTTAAATAATAGCTCAAAAATGATTGAGGGTTATCAAGCGTATAAAGCCAATTTAAAAATGTTCAATGATAGAACCTCCAAATACAAATTGGTTGAAGCTTGGTATTCGCCCGAACTGCCTTTACCATACGGTCCGGCCGGATTTGGAGGGCTTCCCGGTTTAATTCTGGAATTAAGGGCAGGGCCATTGGTTTATGTCTCCGAAAAAATAATCATGAATCCACAGGATGGAATTAAAGAATTTATAATCCCAAGTCTAAACAATGTAATCAGCCCAAATGAACTGGTTAAATTAATGAGGGCAAATAGGAAGGTAACTCCTGATTAA